The proteins below come from a single Alligator mississippiensis isolate rAllMis1 chromosome 2, rAllMis1, whole genome shotgun sequence genomic window:
- the TMEM179 gene encoding transmembrane protein 179, which produces MALSNFLFAQCVCYFLAFLFSFIVVVPLAENGNDFHGRCLLFTEGMWLSANLTVERQRFTVQEWGPDSACRFGVFTGLLSLLLAAAQAWRTLFFLCKGHEDSFFYAFLNLLISAFVVFVIFIASTIVSVGFNMWCDAITEKGSMPNSCEELQDVDLELNLENSAFYDQFAIAQFGFWAAWLTWLGITILAFLKVYHNYRQEDLLDSLIHEKELLLGRSSSRTSLQDEKSGMI; this is translated from the exons ATGGCGCTGAGCAATTTCCTCTTCGCGCAGTGCGTCTGCTActtcctggccttcctcttcaGCTTCATCGTGGTGGTGCCGCTGGCCGAGAACGGCAACGACTTCCACGGCCGCTGCCTGCTCTTCACCGAGGGCATGTGGCTCAGCGCCAACCTGACGGTGGAGCGGCAGCGCTTCACGGTGCAGGAGTGGGGGCCCGACTCCGCCTGCCGCTTCGGCGTCTTCACCGGGCTGCTCTCGCTGCTGCTGGCGGCCGCGCAGGCCTGGCGCACCCTCTTCTTCCTCTGCAAGGGCCACGAGGA CTCTTTCTTTTATGCTTTCCTGAATCTGCTGATCAGCGCCTTTGTGGTTTTTGTCATCTTTATTGCCAGCACTATAGTGAGTGTTGGATTTAACATGTGGTGTGATGCTATTACCGAAAAAGGAAGCATGCCAAATAG CTGTGAAGAATTACAGGATGTTGATCTTGAACTAAATTTAGAAAACTctgccttctatgaccagtttGCTATTGCACAG TTTGGTTTCTGGGCTGCTTGGCTGACTTGGCTGGGAATTACCATCCTGGCCTTCCTGAAGGTTTATCATAACTACAGACAGGAGGACCTTCTAGATAGCCTGATCCATGAGAAGGAGCTGTTGCTAGGAAGATCCTCTTCACGAACCTCTTTGCAGGATGAGAAAAGCGGCATGATCTAA